In [Leptolyngbya] sp. PCC 7376, a genomic segment contains:
- a CDS encoding TIGR04282 family arsenosugar biosynthesis glycosyltransferase codes for MNPNHLIIFTRYPVAGTTKTRLIPALGAEGAAALQKQLTEHTLRQVEGLTADTTIYFSGGTLPQMQSWLGDHWHFQPQSGDDLGDRLIHAIQQSKNKGYQRTVVIGIDCPEITTDILKQAFTAIETHDVVLGEATDGGYYLVGLQELIPELFKEMQWGIETVLAETLQRIEVMSLLVNVLQPLNDIDYPEDLAVWERVQSQNPISTAE; via the coding sequence ATGAATCCCAATCACCTCATCATTTTTACTCGTTATCCGGTCGCTGGCACAACAAAAACTCGTTTGATCCCGGCATTGGGGGCGGAAGGAGCGGCAGCGCTACAAAAGCAATTGACCGAACATACCTTACGTCAGGTAGAAGGATTAACTGCTGATACCACGATTTATTTTTCTGGTGGCACTCTCCCACAGATGCAGTCTTGGCTCGGGGACCATTGGCACTTTCAACCACAATCTGGGGATGATTTAGGCGATCGCCTCATCCATGCGATTCAGCAGAGCAAAAATAAGGGCTATCAACGAACAGTGGTCATTGGGATCGATTGCCCTGAGATAACTACAGACATTTTGAAACAAGCTTTTACCGCTATTGAAACCCATGATGTGGTGCTGGGAGAAGCGACGGATGGAGGCTATTACTTAGTCGGCTTGCAAGAATTAATTCCTGAGTTATTCAAAGAAATGCAATGGGGTATTGAAACGGTGTTAGCCGAAACATTGCAACGAATTGAAGTAATGAGTTTACTTGTGAACGTTTTGCAACCGCTCAACGACATCGACTATCCAGAAGACTTAGCAGTTTGGGAAAGAGTGCAATCGCAAAACCCTATATCAACCGCTGAATAA
- a CDS encoding fructosamine kinase family protein yields MSTFWREISDHITAITGHEFELEKQRSVGGGCINEGYQIEGSSQRYFVKLNRPNHSEMFAAEALGLQQMFATKSILVPQPICWGETQSNSYIVMEWLELGSGGAGAWQEMGRQLAAMHKAGGSEQFGWDRNNTIGSTPQINTWCDDWAEFWAETRIGYQLRLANRNGGGFPDMKQVAARIKEILSDVQPQPSLVHGDLWSGNAAIAADGTPVIFDPAAYYGDREVDIAMTELFGGFPPSFYKGYNEVWPLDSGYGDRRDLYNLYHVLNHFNLFGGGYGSQAQRIIQRLI; encoded by the coding sequence ATGAGTACTTTTTGGCGGGAAATTTCAGATCATATTACGGCTATTACAGGTCATGAATTTGAACTGGAAAAGCAACGTTCTGTTGGCGGTGGCTGCATTAATGAAGGCTATCAAATTGAAGGCAGTAGCCAACGATATTTCGTCAAGCTAAATCGTCCTAATCACTCGGAAATGTTTGCTGCGGAAGCTCTGGGTTTGCAACAGATGTTTGCTACGAAAAGCATTTTGGTACCGCAACCGATTTGCTGGGGTGAAACCCAAAGTAATAGCTATATCGTGATGGAATGGCTAGAGCTGGGTTCTGGTGGAGCTGGCGCTTGGCAGGAAATGGGAAGGCAGTTAGCTGCAATGCACAAAGCTGGTGGCTCAGAGCAGTTCGGCTGGGATCGCAACAATACTATTGGCTCAACACCACAAATTAATACATGGTGCGACGATTGGGCAGAATTCTGGGCAGAGACTCGTATCGGCTATCAGTTGCGTTTAGCGAATCGTAATGGTGGTGGCTTCCCTGATATGAAACAGGTGGCTGCTCGTATCAAAGAAATTTTGAGTGATGTGCAACCTCAACCATCCTTGGTACATGGGGATCTTTGGTCTGGTAATGCGGCGATCGCCGCAGATGGGACTCCAGTAATTTTCGATCCGGCTGCATATTATGGGGATCGCGAAGTGGATATTGCAATGACTGAATTATTTGGGGGATTTCCGCCGAGTTTTTATAAGGGCTATAACGAGGTTTGGCCGCTGGATTCAGGATATGGCGATCGCCGCGATTTATACAACCTTTATCATGTACTCAATCATTTCAATCTCTTTGGTGGGGGATATGGTTCCCAGGCTCAACGGATTATTCAGCGGTTGATATAG
- the glyQ gene encoding glycine--tRNA ligase subunit alpha produces the protein MSLNFQSIIATLNQFWSDRGCLIAQPYDTEKGAGTMSHHTFLRAIGPEPWSVAYVEPCRRPTDGRYGENPNRVQHYYQYQVIIKPSPDNIQEIYIESLKALGINPEDHDIRFVEDNWESPTLGAWGVGWEVWLDGMEITQFTYFQQCGGIDCRPVCIEITYGLERLAMYLQEVDAITKIRWNDTTNYGDIFLQSEIEQCTYNFEASNPDLLFKLFALYEEEAKQLIEKGLVMPALDYVLKCSHSFNLLDARGVIAVAERTRYIGRIRNMARKVATLYLEQREELGFPLQAIAQS, from the coding sequence GTGTCGTTAAATTTTCAATCTATCATCGCCACTCTCAATCAATTTTGGAGCGATCGCGGTTGTCTAATTGCACAGCCCTACGACACAGAAAAAGGGGCTGGCACAATGAGTCACCACACTTTTTTGCGGGCGATCGGACCTGAGCCTTGGTCTGTTGCCTACGTTGAACCTTGCCGCCGACCCACAGATGGACGTTATGGCGAGAACCCAAATCGCGTCCAGCATTATTATCAATATCAGGTGATTATCAAACCTTCCCCTGATAACATCCAAGAAATTTATATTGAGTCTCTCAAAGCATTGGGGATCAACCCTGAGGATCACGATATTCGCTTTGTAGAAGATAACTGGGAATCGCCAACCCTTGGAGCATGGGGTGTGGGCTGGGAAGTTTGGCTCGATGGCATGGAGATTACTCAGTTCACTTATTTCCAACAGTGCGGCGGGATCGATTGTCGTCCAGTGTGTATAGAGATCACTTATGGTCTAGAGCGTTTGGCGATGTATCTCCAAGAAGTGGACGCAATCACGAAAATTCGGTGGAATGATACAACGAATTATGGTGATATTTTCCTCCAGAGTGAAATTGAGCAATGTACTTATAACTTTGAAGCATCGAATCCCGACCTACTATTTAAGCTTTTTGCGTTGTATGAAGAAGAAGCAAAACAGCTCATTGAAAAAGGATTAGTGATGCCAGCTTTGGACTATGTGCTGAAATGCTCCCACTCGTTTAATTTACTCGATGCTCGTGGTGTGATTGCGGTGGCAGAACGTACACGCTACATCGGTCGCATTCGGAATATGGCACGCAAAGTCGCAACTCTCTATTTAGAGCAACGTGAAGAGCTTGGTTTCCCTCTTCAGGCGATCGCCCAATCCTAG
- a CDS encoding DUF1816 domain-containing protein: MKELVTTLLDIVGLAYWLEVTTETPECTYYFGPFNNREEAVSAQGGYLEDLANEGAVNIRVNLKRCSTPKELTIFDESLVKKNDKTLIAA, encoded by the coding sequence ATGAAAGAACTTGTAACCACTCTTCTCGATATTGTCGGACTTGCTTATTGGCTAGAAGTTACGACAGAAACACCAGAGTGCACCTACTACTTTGGTCCTTTTAATAATCGTGAAGAAGCTGTCTCTGCCCAGGGAGGCTATCTAGAAGATTTAGCAAATGAAGGAGCTGTAAACATCCGGGTTAATCTCAAACGTTGCTCAACTCCGAAAGAACTGACTATTTTTGATGAATCATTAGTAAAAAAAAATGATAAGACGCTAATAGCAGCTTAA
- a CDS encoding Mini-ribonuclease 3, producing the protein MSPTALAYVGDAVYELFIRCHYLTPPNRIRTHHQRVVAEVKAETQAAYLNIWEPLLQSIELDIVRRGRNTASGKPKRVSIDIYRRATGFEALVGYLYLTNHGRLTELFALLPLKQH; encoded by the coding sequence TTGTCTCCTACTGCTCTAGCCTATGTAGGAGACGCTGTTTATGAATTATTTATTCGCTGTCACTATCTCACACCACCGAATCGGATTCGGACTCACCATCAGCGAGTCGTTGCTGAAGTTAAAGCAGAAACCCAAGCTGCTTATCTTAATATTTGGGAACCCTTATTACAGAGCATAGAACTTGACATCGTTCGGCGCGGCAGAAACACAGCGTCAGGTAAACCAAAACGAGTCAGTATCGATATTTATAGGCGGGCTACAGGTTTCGAAGCATTAGTTGGTTATTTATATTTGACAAATCATGGGCGGCTCACAGAATTATTTGCCCTTTTACCTTTAAAACAACATTGA
- a CDS encoding STAS domain-containing protein — translation MTVSLRGTYEVIDNKYQIFRLTGLLDAFSEPVFTSVMKQRIDAGPSTIILSLAQIDFVDSSGIGALVQIVKYSQNAGGTMQLVTNPRVTQTVKLVRLEKFLSLRSSIDEAVANLD, via the coding sequence CTGACGGTAAGTTTGAGAGGAACTTACGAAGTCATCGACAACAAATATCAAATTTTCCGCTTAACAGGTTTACTGGATGCTTTTTCAGAGCCTGTCTTCACCTCTGTGATGAAGCAGCGGATTGATGCGGGTCCAAGCACAATTATTTTGTCTCTAGCGCAAATTGATTTTGTGGATAGCTCCGGGATCGGTGCCCTTGTGCAGATCGTTAAGTATTCGCAAAATGCTGGTGGTACGATGCAGCTGGTCACAAATCCCCGCGTGACTCAAACGGTTAAGTTGGTTCGTCTAGAGAAGTTTCTCTCTCTTCGCTCCTCCATTGATGAAGCAGTCGCCAATCTTGATTAA
- a CDS encoding ribonucleotide-diphosphate reductase subunit beta — protein sequence MPTNPIFNPDGNDDVSNRSVWFGETTNLMQLNDVRYSWAVGLYQQMRENFWIPQKLDITQDVTDYWNLTPEERRAFDGILSYLTFLDSVQTCNLPHIKSSITAPEISLCMAEQISQEGMHNQSYQYMIETIIPSERRSNVYEFWRTDKVLRDRCEYIAGYYQRYIDSPTPENYFMALLADYMLEGMYFYNGFIFFYNLASRMLMPGSADIFKMINRDELSHVRLFQKLIPEAMATFTHSEDQIYEMFDRAVQYECKWTNHIVGNDILGITEQSTEIYTKYLANMRLKAIGLKPLYEGDLYKKSPYRHLERFSDTKKAGNTKANFFEAGVTSYTMSSGVTGWDEF from the coding sequence ATGCCCACGAACCCCATCTTTAACCCAGATGGCAATGATGACGTTTCTAATCGCTCTGTGTGGTTCGGCGAAACAACGAATTTAATGCAGCTCAATGATGTGCGTTATTCCTGGGCGGTCGGTTTGTATCAACAGATGCGGGAAAATTTCTGGATTCCCCAAAAACTCGATATCACTCAAGATGTCACAGACTATTGGAATCTCACCCCTGAAGAGCGTCGTGCCTTTGATGGCATATTGAGCTATCTAACATTCCTCGACTCAGTTCAAACTTGTAACCTTCCTCACATTAAAAGCTCAATTACAGCACCAGAAATTAGTCTCTGTATGGCGGAGCAAATTTCCCAAGAGGGAATGCATAACCAGTCTTATCAATACATGATCGAGACGATTATCCCCAGTGAACGTCGCTCTAATGTCTATGAATTTTGGCGGACAGACAAAGTGTTGCGCGATCGCTGCGAATATATTGCGGGCTACTATCAACGCTATATCGACAGTCCTACCCCAGAAAACTACTTCATGGCTTTATTAGCCGACTACATGCTGGAAGGGATGTATTTCTATAACGGCTTTATTTTCTTTTACAATCTTGCATCACGGATGTTGATGCCCGGTTCGGCTGACATTTTCAAAATGATTAACCGTGATGAGTTGAGCCATGTGCGCCTCTTTCAGAAACTGATCCCCGAAGCGATGGCAACCTTTACACATTCAGAAGATCAGATCTACGAAATGTTTGATCGCGCCGTGCAATATGAATGTAAATGGACAAACCATATTGTCGGTAATGACATTTTGGGCATTACTGAACAGAGCACCGAAATCTACACGAAATATTTGGCAAATATGCGTCTCAAGGCAATTGGCTTAAAGCCTTTGTATGAAGGGGATCTCTATAAAAAGAGTCCTTACCGCCATCTAGAAAGATTTTCTGATACGAAGAAAGCAGGTAATACCAAAGCCAATTTCTTTGAGGCTGGTGTCACGAGTTACACAATGTCATCTGGGGTGACGGGCTGGGATGAATTTTAA
- a CDS encoding CAB/ELIP/HLIP superfamily protein translates to MAQQMKGGIIDEQGKLNNFAIEPNIVVEENTRVGFTEYAEKFNGRAAMIGFASLLLLEVFTGHGVIGIFQ, encoded by the coding sequence ATGGCACAGCAAATGAAAGGCGGCATCATCGACGAGCAAGGTAAGCTAAACAACTTTGCTATTGAGCCCAACATCGTTGTTGAAGAAAACACTCGCGTTGGTTTCACTGAGTATGCAGAAAAGTTCAATGGCCGCGCTGCGATGATCGGTTTTGCTTCTTTACTTCTTCTCGAAGTTTTCACTGGCCATGGCGTAATTGGTATTTTCCAGTAG
- the rdgB gene encoding RdgB/HAM1 family non-canonical purine NTP pyrophosphatase, translating to MAVLVVATGNPGKVTEMQEYLHDTVWDLQLKPAELDIEETGTTFLENAELKASQVAKALGQWAIADDSGLAVDALDGAPGLYSARYGKTNQERIDRLLKELGENDQRLAQFICVVAIARPDGTIAAAEEGICPGKILREMKGEGGFGYDPIFYVPEYQQTFAEMSADLKNRISHRGRAFAKILPQITTLGNELA from the coding sequence ATGGCGGTGCTTGTGGTGGCGACGGGAAATCCGGGCAAGGTAACGGAAATGCAGGAATATTTGCATGATACGGTCTGGGATTTGCAGCTCAAGCCAGCAGAATTGGATATTGAGGAAACAGGCACGACATTTCTCGAAAATGCTGAGCTTAAGGCATCGCAAGTCGCTAAAGCTCTGGGTCAATGGGCGATCGCCGATGATTCTGGTTTAGCAGTAGATGCTCTCGATGGTGCGCCAGGATTGTATTCGGCAAGGTATGGCAAAACAAATCAAGAACGTATTGATCGGCTACTAAAAGAATTAGGTGAAAATGATCAACGCTTAGCACAATTTATCTGTGTGGTGGCGATCGCTCGACCGGATGGCACCATTGCTGCTGCTGAAGAGGGCATTTGTCCTGGCAAAATTTTACGGGAAATGAAGGGCGAGGGTGGCTTTGGCTACGACCCGATTTTCTATGTGCCAGAATATCAACAGACCTTTGCAGAGATGTCCGCCGATCTCAAAAATCGAATTAGTCACCGTGGTCGAGCCTTTGCCAAGATCTTGCCGCAGATAACGACCCTAGGGAATGAATTAGCCTAG
- a CDS encoding M48 family metallopeptidase: MSESQDPNPDSQWSDRNKPPEAKELITLGGMFLCLIILLIWLFNFLVSWLIVQMPVSWERQLGQAIVQIYEPQSLESPQQDKLNELVDQLEAQIPADSKANRDYNVLYIPTDVVNAGAIPGDTILVYQGLLDQMESENELMMVLGHEIGHFANRDHLRSIGKALVIRTVVSTIFGDVTFIADAAQIVSSTRFSQAQEKEADKYGLDLLYKNYGQAAGATDFFERLSESIGADWDFLTSHPAPAKRVTALNELIAMQDYAIGEYTPMPEILQDS; encoded by the coding sequence ATGAGCGAATCCCAAGACCCTAACCCAGACTCACAGTGGAGCGATCGCAACAAACCCCCAGAAGCAAAAGAGCTCATTACCCTTGGTGGGATGTTTCTCTGTCTAATAATTTTATTGATCTGGTTATTTAACTTTTTGGTGAGTTGGCTGATTGTCCAGATGCCTGTGAGTTGGGAGCGGCAACTGGGTCAGGCGATCGTTCAAATTTATGAACCTCAGTCCCTTGAATCTCCTCAACAAGACAAACTTAATGAGCTAGTGGATCAATTGGAGGCTCAAATTCCTGCCGACTCGAAGGCCAATCGCGACTATAACGTGCTCTATATCCCCACAGATGTCGTCAATGCAGGGGCAATTCCGGGCGATACGATTCTTGTCTATCAGGGCTTGCTTGATCAAATGGAATCTGAAAACGAATTAATGATGGTTTTAGGCCACGAAATTGGTCACTTTGCCAATCGTGATCACCTTCGTAGTATCGGTAAAGCCCTTGTGATTCGAACTGTTGTTTCCACAATTTTTGGAGATGTTACCTTTATTGCTGATGCTGCACAGATCGTCAGTAGTACTCGCTTTTCCCAAGCCCAAGAAAAAGAAGCGGATAAATATGGCCTTGATTTACTCTATAAAAATTATGGTCAAGCGGCAGGGGCAACAGACTTTTTTGAACGCTTGTCCGAAAGCATTGGAGCGGACTGGGATTTCTTAACCAGTCACCCAGCACCCGCCAAACGAGTGACAGCTTTAAATGAGTTGATTGCGATGCAGGACTACGCCATTGGGGAATATACGCCCATGCCAGAAATTCTCCAGGACTCCTAA
- a CDS encoding diguanylate cyclase domain-containing protein, which yields MGRLSRHLKKISRQLFRLLNRYIILILIGLLALGLSFAYIGTYRLSANLIDSQAMHYAQVAVKTLNEARQLYSSNVVGRVKDLDNVTVDAKYHEIEGGIPNPATFTIELGQLLSDEMPGMLFRLYSDYPFPNREATGGPRDQFEKDALVYLRQHPGDSFYRKDQVGNHVSFRYAEAVVMEPSCVACHNSLDISPKKDWKVGDVRGVVEITQPLDTIMLIAQDGLKTISFVLTIILSLAIAGIFIVISRLRSVNQDLEDKVAQRTQELQELATTDCLTTLANRRHFETVFREELRRATRAKHHISLIMCDVDHFKKYNDTYGHQAGDDCLYAVAQVFKSYTQRAGDLAARCGGEEFIILLPNINAEQVTKIASLIQESISNLNLEHRASTTAPYVTLSLGLTTVIPTEVTLPEELIKMADKALYQAKENGRNRFMFLSLDT from the coding sequence ATGGGCAGGCTCAGCCGTCATCTAAAAAAAATCAGTCGTCAGCTTTTTCGACTACTAAATCGATACATCATTCTCATTCTCATTGGTCTTTTGGCGCTTGGGTTAAGTTTTGCCTATATCGGGACTTATCGACTATCGGCTAATTTGATCGATTCTCAGGCAATGCACTATGCACAGGTTGCTGTTAAAACGCTAAATGAGGCAAGGCAACTTTACAGCAGTAATGTAGTTGGGCGGGTTAAAGATCTCGATAATGTGACAGTTGATGCGAAATATCATGAGATCGAGGGAGGTATTCCCAATCCTGCAACTTTTACGATTGAGCTAGGGCAACTCCTCAGTGACGAGATGCCAGGGATGTTGTTTCGTTTATATAGTGATTATCCATTTCCAAATCGGGAAGCAACGGGTGGGCCAAGAGATCAGTTTGAGAAAGATGCATTAGTTTATCTCAGACAGCATCCTGGTGATTCTTTCTATCGCAAAGACCAAGTAGGCAATCACGTTTCCTTTCGTTATGCCGAAGCTGTGGTGATGGAACCAAGTTGTGTCGCTTGCCATAACTCTTTGGATATTAGTCCGAAAAAGGATTGGAAAGTGGGAGATGTGCGTGGTGTTGTGGAGATTACCCAGCCACTGGATACGATTATGCTTATCGCACAGGATGGGCTGAAAACGATTTCTTTTGTGCTGACGATTATTCTCTCTTTGGCGATCGCCGGCATTTTTATTGTCATTAGTCGGCTACGCAGCGTAAATCAAGATTTAGAGGACAAAGTTGCTCAGCGTACCCAAGAACTTCAGGAACTAGCTACAACAGATTGCCTCACAACCCTTGCTAACCGTCGACACTTTGAAACAGTCTTTCGCGAAGAATTACGGCGAGCAACCCGTGCAAAACATCACATCTCGCTGATTATGTGCGATGTTGACCATTTCAAAAAATATAATGATACCTATGGTCATCAGGCTGGCGATGATTGCCTGTATGCTGTTGCTCAGGTGTTCAAAAGCTATACTCAGCGCGCAGGAGACCTTGCGGCTCGATGTGGCGGTGAAGAATTTATCATTCTATTGCCAAACATTAATGCTGAACAGGTCACAAAAATTGCCAGTTTAATTCAGGAGTCTATTAGCAATCTCAACCTTGAGCATCGTGCATCTACTACAGCACCCTATGTGACTCTCAGTCTGGGTTTGACTACGGTCATTCCAACAGAAGTAACTCTTCCAGAAGAGTTAATTAAAATGGCGGATAAAGCTCTCTATCAAGCGAAGGAAAACGGTCGTAATCGTTTTATGTTCCTATCGCTGGATACTTAA
- a CDS encoding diguanylate cyclase domain-containing protein, producing MPVIIVLTIIIICLLFVLRKVRAENKELKQRIAEDLDFFRQVREKDPLTQVMTKEQFMPLVEQEFQRAKRNQQSMSLIACNLDCFEQYRKAYGEMTTDDSLYTIAQAIDGMVKRAGECVARTAWARFWVLLPNIEEEKAIDLAKIIKEKINGLAIPHQDSPIADHVTISMGIVSLMPAEDDELADWIGSVDISVEKAKEEGGDRWHVAK from the coding sequence ATGCCAGTCATTATCGTACTCACCATTATCATTATCTGTTTGCTGTTCGTTCTACGAAAAGTAAGGGCAGAGAACAAAGAATTAAAACAAAGAATTGCAGAGGATTTGGATTTTTTTCGGCAGGTTAGAGAGAAAGATCCACTTACTCAAGTGATGACAAAAGAACAGTTTATGCCCTTGGTCGAGCAGGAGTTTCAACGGGCTAAGCGCAATCAACAATCGATGTCTTTAATTGCTTGTAATTTGGACTGTTTTGAGCAATATAGAAAAGCCTACGGTGAGATGACGACAGATGATTCTTTATACACGATTGCCCAAGCAATAGACGGTATGGTGAAACGGGCCGGGGAATGTGTTGCGCGAACTGCATGGGCAAGATTTTGGGTTTTATTGCCCAACATCGAGGAAGAAAAGGCGATTGATTTAGCCAAGATCATTAAAGAAAAAATTAATGGACTGGCGATTCCCCACCAAGATTCGCCCATCGCTGATCATGTCACCATCAGTATGGGGATTGTAAGTTTAATGCCTGCTGAAGATGATGAGCTTGCTGATTGGATTGGGTCAGTTGATATTTCTGTGGAGAAGGCGAAGGAAGAAGGTGGCGATCGCTGGCATGTTGCAAAATAA
- a CDS encoding GH116 family glycosyl hydrolase, whose amino-acid sequence MKLLVQPPSIPDCAWQRPIGLGWENPYTVRYASNLDDGPWHGMPLGGFGAGCIGRSPRGDFNLWHLDAGEHTFRNAGACQFGVYEYVEGGEAQAYAMATEPPDDGTLESWDWYPTEKGTYSALYPRSWYEYKDVFNVELTCEQFSPIVAESYQETSYPTAIFEWSAHNPTDKPITVSIMMSWQNMVGWFTKATKTPKVELRDDGSPVYEYQSRWGDSTGNLNQWIQDRYRVGCLLTRVRPHDQISEGEGQICFATVTNPTLEVFYHNRWNPSGDGRDVWNYFAGNGSLPDVEDETPASPGEQIAGAIAVRFTVRPGRTKKIPFFLAWDFPVMEFAPNITYFRRYTDFFGRSGHNVWSIIRTAMKHSDLWKERIEEWQKPFLSRADLPDWFKMSLCNELYLLAQGGSLWTAATEDDPVGQFGVLECLDYSWYESLDVRMYGSFALAMLWPKLDKSVLEAFARAIPSSDDTQRAIGYNKLMGYDNFMAARKRAGATPHDLGAPNEHPWEATNYTAYQDCNLWKDLGADFVLQVYRDFVMTGSKDTEFLWSCWEGVVQALDYLKTFDLDCDGIPENGGSPDQTFDDWKLKGISAYCGGLWIAALEAAIAIANILKNKASIYEEHQNQVSTEEFEAAIAKYQDWLKQSRPLYQDTLWNGSYYTLDTGSDSKVVMSDQLCGEFYTQLLNLPNVNPENRTAITLQTIYEACFLKFHDGQFGAANGLNPDGSPEKENDTHPLEVWTGINFGIAAFMIRNGMKDEALKMTEAVIHQVYSNGLQFRTPEAITANNTFRACHYLRAMGIWAIYDALT is encoded by the coding sequence ATGAAGCTACTTGTGCAGCCCCCGTCTATTCCCGATTGTGCATGGCAACGTCCCATTGGGTTAGGTTGGGAAAATCCCTATACGGTGCGTTACGCGAGTAATCTCGATGATGGGCCGTGGCATGGGATGCCTCTCGGTGGATTTGGGGCTGGCTGTATCGGGCGATCGCCACGCGGTGATTTTAATTTATGGCATCTGGACGCGGGAGAGCATACTTTTCGGAATGCTGGCGCTTGTCAATTTGGTGTCTATGAATATGTTGAGGGCGGCGAAGCTCAAGCCTATGCAATGGCGACGGAGCCACCTGATGATGGCACGCTAGAAAGTTGGGATTGGTATCCCACAGAGAAAGGGACATATTCAGCGTTATATCCCCGCAGTTGGTATGAGTACAAAGATGTTTTTAATGTTGAGCTAACCTGCGAGCAGTTTTCGCCCATTGTCGCGGAAAGTTATCAAGAGACAAGTTATCCAACAGCTATTTTTGAATGGTCTGCTCATAATCCCACCGATAAGCCAATTACGGTCAGCATTATGATGAGTTGGCAGAATATGGTCGGCTGGTTTACGAAAGCAACAAAAACGCCCAAGGTTGAGCTACGAGATGACGGTTCACCAGTTTATGAATATCAATCCCGGTGGGGTGATAGCACAGGTAATCTCAATCAGTGGATTCAAGATCGCTATCGAGTGGGATGTCTATTAACGCGTGTGCGTCCCCACGATCAAATTAGTGAAGGGGAAGGGCAAATTTGTTTTGCAACGGTGACCAATCCAACCCTTGAAGTCTTCTATCACAACCGTTGGAATCCGTCGGGTGATGGTCGTGATGTTTGGAATTATTTTGCGGGCAATGGTTCGCTACCCGATGTCGAAGATGAAACGCCAGCCTCCCCCGGTGAACAAATTGCTGGGGCGATCGCCGTGCGGTTTACGGTTAGACCCGGTAGAACGAAAAAGATTCCATTTTTCCTAGCATGGGATTTTCCGGTGATGGAATTCGCGCCAAACATTACTTATTTTCGACGTTATACCGACTTCTTTGGGCGTAGTGGCCACAACGTCTGGTCAATTATTCGCACTGCAATGAAGCATAGTGATTTGTGGAAAGAGCGCATCGAAGAGTGGCAAAAGCCTTTTCTGAGTCGTGCAGATCTACCAGATTGGTTCAAAATGTCGTTGTGCAATGAATTGTATTTATTGGCACAAGGCGGCAGTCTTTGGACGGCGGCGACAGAGGATGATCCGGTAGGTCAATTCGGTGTGTTGGAATGCCTAGACTATTCTTGGTATGAAAGCCTCGATGTGCGAATGTATGGCTCTTTTGCGTTAGCGATGTTGTGGCCAAAATTAGATAAATCTGTGTTGGAAGCATTCGCCCGCGCCATTCCGAGTAGTGATGATACCCAGCGAGCAATTGGCTACAACAAATTAATGGGTTACGACAATTTCATGGCTGCCCGTAAACGTGCTGGGGCAACGCCTCATGACCTCGGTGCCCCGAATGAACATCCTTGGGAAGCAACAAATTACACGGCATATCAAGATTGCAATCTCTGGAAAGATTTGGGGGCAGATTTTGTCTTGCAGGTTTATCGTGATTTTGTGATGACAGGCTCGAAAGATACAGAGTTTCTCTGGTCTTGTTGGGAAGGGGTCGTTCAGGCGTTAGATTACCTCAAAACATTTGACTTAGATTGTGACGGCATTCCCGAAAATGGCGGGTCACCTGACCAAACATTTGATGACTGGAAACTGAAGGGCATTAGTGCTTATTGTGGTGGTCTTTGGATTGCAGCTTTAGAGGCGGCGATCGCCATTGCAAATATCCTAAAAAATAAGGCTAGCATCTACGAAGAGCATCAAAATCAAGTGAGTACTGAGGAATTCGAGGCGGCGATCGCCAAATACCAAGATTGGCTCAAACAATCCCGACCGCTTTACCAAGATACTCTCTGGAATGGCAGCTACTACACCCTTGATACAGGCAGTGATTCTAAAGTTGTGATGTCAGATCAACTCTGCGGTGAATTTTATACTCAGCTTTTAAACTTGCCGAATGTCAATCCAGAAAATAGAACAGCGATAACCTTACAAACCATTTATGAAGCTTGTTTTCTCAAATTCCATGATGGCCAATTTGGTGCGGCTAATGGTCTAAATCCTGATGGCTCCCCTGAAAAAGAAAACGATACCCATCCCCTCGAAGTTTGGACAGGCATTAACTTTGGCATCGCGGCCTTTATGATTCGGAATGGTATGAAGGATGAAGCTTTAAAAATGACTGAAGCAGTTATCCATCAAGTCTATTCAAATGGTTTGCAGTTCCGTACCCCTGAAGCCATTACTGCCAACAATACTTTTCGGGCTTGCCATTACCTTCGGGCAATGGGAATTTGGGCGATTTATGATGCATTAACTTAA